Proteins from one Paenibacillus amylolyticus genomic window:
- a CDS encoding ABC transporter permease subunit, giving the protein MVLPAAIMVFIFSYIPMSGILMAFQDYKPALGFFNSEWVGLKHFRYMWENDYFLQITWNTLFFACTKIVMNLIIPFVFALLLNEVRKMALKRTIQTLVYLPHFLSWVTLSGILIDILAQTGIVNQFLVSVFGIKPIFFLGDGSWFRFTIIASDVWKEFGFNTIIFLAALSGINPALYEAAEVDGAGRWKQTMYITIPALIPIGIVIATLALGNVLNANFDQIFNLYSPLIYQQGDIIDTFVYREGLLSGQFSFATAVNLFKSVISLILIVISYRLAYRFAGYRIF; this is encoded by the coding sequence ATGGTGTTGCCGGCGGCCATTATGGTCTTTATATTTTCATACATTCCGATGTCCGGGATTTTGATGGCATTTCAGGATTATAAACCTGCCCTGGGATTTTTTAATTCCGAATGGGTAGGACTGAAGCACTTCAGATACATGTGGGAAAATGATTACTTCCTGCAAATTACGTGGAACACGCTATTTTTTGCCTGTACAAAGATTGTCATGAATCTGATCATTCCGTTTGTCTTCGCCTTATTGCTCAACGAGGTACGGAAGATGGCGCTGAAAAGAACGATCCAAACGCTCGTGTATCTTCCACACTTTCTGTCTTGGGTGACGTTATCCGGTATCCTGATCGACATTCTGGCCCAGACGGGGATTGTCAATCAGTTCCTGGTCTCGGTATTCGGCATCAAGCCGATCTTCTTCCTGGGGGATGGCAGCTGGTTCCGATTCACGATTATTGCGAGTGATGTCTGGAAAGAGTTTGGATTCAACACGATCATCTTCCTTGCGGCACTGTCCGGCATTAACCCTGCACTGTATGAAGCGGCTGAAGTGGATGGGGCGGGACGCTGGAAGCAGACGATGTATATTACCATCCCGGCACTCATTCCGATCGGGATCGTCATCGCCACCCTGGCACTGGGGAATGTGCTTAACGCCAACTTTGACCAGATCTTTAACTTATATAGTCCGTTGATTTACCAACAAGGTGATATTATCGATACGTTTGTGTATAGAGAAGGTCTGCTTAGTGGGCAGTTCAGTTTCGCTACCGCTGTGAATCTGTTCAAATCGGTCATCAGCCTGATCCTGATTGTGATCTCGTACCGACTGGCTTACCGATTCGCCGGATACCGAATTTTCTAG
- a CDS encoding histidine kinase, protein MHIWKRFMPFQGKARSRFSLFAKINLLIVVLFIPILIMYTYSNNVTYDVVSKELQISNTKQLTFLSSQIDSRINQMMDFSLILSRDPNVRAFNGLNMWDDRYDRMQTRYVIQEKMTLQTSVTDIWPTRYAVYSQQNEDVIANYNRTTGYDEAYLKKNMSGQWTYGDQSAESQDEMKSFYWFYTDSLAQPGMLTGSNLVIEASFSYENIQNMLDTYKAGGQGDPFLYHKGNSPILNRSADKQLSAELIQYLDTHSPEDTTQDVVELNGKNYLVSSVKSTYLDWHLVDVIPLYQILKPISLSQNLFYTSMILLLVVGISASILLYRNVQYPIKQLIKGLRRVEQGDYSVRLHSKNQNEFSFLFRRFNDMSHQIQDLIENVFHEKIRAREATLKQLQAQINPHFLYNCLGYIINMAQMKDEQAVVSMAHNLSAYYRYTTRMEKETSSLQEEIKLLINYLDIQKLRNGRIEYHIDIPEDMLAQSVPRLMLQPMVENSVIHGVAKSYSSGEIRITGEHLNGFARIYIDDDGPGLSPEQYEALNLKMQEPLQEEMGCGLWNTNQRIMHTFGSHSYLLFGPAPLGGFRTEIIWEISKEDTDSDKGNTDNIR, encoded by the coding sequence ATGCATATATGGAAGCGCTTCATGCCTTTTCAAGGTAAAGCCCGGTCCCGATTCAGTCTGTTCGCCAAAATAAATCTGTTAATTGTGGTCTTGTTCATCCCCATTCTGATCATGTACACCTACTCGAACAACGTCACCTATGATGTCGTCAGCAAAGAATTGCAGATCTCCAACACGAAACAGCTCACGTTCTTGTCCAGTCAGATCGACTCCCGTATCAATCAGATGATGGATTTCAGCCTGATTCTCTCCCGTGATCCGAATGTCAGAGCCTTCAACGGACTGAACATGTGGGATGATCGATATGACCGGATGCAGACCCGTTATGTAATTCAGGAGAAGATGACGCTTCAGACGAGCGTTACCGATATATGGCCTACCCGATATGCGGTGTATTCACAGCAGAATGAGGATGTCATCGCCAACTACAACCGAACTACAGGATATGACGAGGCGTATTTGAAAAAAAATATGAGCGGACAATGGACCTATGGGGACCAGAGTGCCGAATCACAGGATGAGATGAAATCCTTCTATTGGTTCTATACGGACTCCCTTGCCCAACCAGGAATGCTCACTGGAAGCAATCTGGTGATTGAAGCCAGCTTCAGCTATGAGAACATTCAGAATATGCTGGATACGTATAAAGCAGGTGGACAAGGTGATCCTTTCTTATATCACAAAGGAAATTCACCCATTCTGAATCGCAGCGCGGACAAGCAGTTATCCGCAGAACTTATTCAGTACTTGGATACGCATTCTCCCGAAGATACCACACAGGACGTGGTCGAACTGAACGGCAAGAACTATCTGGTCAGCTCCGTGAAGTCCACCTATCTGGATTGGCATCTGGTTGATGTGATTCCGCTGTATCAGATTTTGAAACCCATCTCGCTCAGTCAGAATCTGTTCTACACCAGTATGATTTTGCTACTCGTTGTGGGCATCTCGGCTTCCATCCTGCTGTACCGGAATGTCCAGTATCCCATCAAACAACTCATCAAAGGCTTACGCCGCGTTGAGCAGGGCGATTATTCCGTTCGACTGCATAGCAAAAACCAGAATGAATTCTCATTCCTGTTCCGAAGATTCAACGATATGTCCCATCAGATTCAGGATCTGATCGAGAATGTGTTCCATGAGAAGATTAGAGCCAGGGAAGCTACACTGAAGCAATTACAGGCGCAGATCAATCCGCATTTCCTATATAATTGTCTTGGCTATATCATCAACATGGCCCAGATGAAGGACGAGCAAGCCGTGGTCTCCATGGCGCATAACCTTAGTGCGTATTATCGCTATACCACCCGTATGGAAAAGGAGACATCGTCGCTTCAGGAAGAGATCAAGCTGCTGATCAACTATCTGGATATCCAGAAGCTGCGCAATGGCCGAATTGAATATCACATTGATATTCCTGAGGACATGCTTGCCCAATCGGTGCCGCGATTAATGCTTCAACCGATGGTTGAGAATTCCGTCATACACGGTGTGGCGAAGTCCTATTCATCCGGGGAAATCCGAATTACCGGGGAGCACTTGAACGGTTTTGCCCGAATCTACATCGACGACGATGGCCCCGGCCTAAGCCCGGAACAGTACGAAGCGCTGAACTTGAAGATGCAGGAACCACTACAAGAAGAAATGGGCTGCGGCCTTTGGAATACGAATCAACGAATCATGCACACATTCGGAAGTCATTCCTACCTCCTATTCGGCCCAGCCCCACTTGGCGGATTCCGAACCGAAATTATCTGGGAGATATCAAAAGAGGACACCGATTCCGATAAAGGAAATACCGATAATATACGTTGA
- a CDS encoding response regulator yields MHMMIVDDEAHWVDNLSMTKPWHTLGIEHVHKAYSAHEALQMIDTHPIDIVISDIQMPEMTGIELIERIRIRDKKIKCILLSGYSEFDYAKKAIQFEAVDYLLKPPTDDELMGAVQKAIDQLNNEWELVSSLTRTQFTLRESPHLRGRLLLGALQGQRIAAAEWERKLANYDLPFHTGDAALMLVRLEEEFGHYDSNDQTLIEYAIINMAEEIMGEFMEVWGVKEEHGYLVFLLQLKERKDDIGKETMLEKLSIQLQSKVKQFLKGSLSIVITEWFTFPEQIYDRFRQASAYFRQIVGDEREFVMRVSDVETPAAQGPLDVLYTPPTFISLLESGQWDAAEEKILAVCAELDEKWSESWEHCMEAGFLITASFTNIAHRNKLTLTTLMGNDVEDLQSGEVFATISKLRKWSLSVLGKLKEGTSNEIKDIRSDYVKKIQDFTDKNLHLDVSLRVLADHVNLHPTHLSKIYKIETGEGISDYISRLRMDRACHKLVTTTKKVYEISMEIGYMDPAYFIKVFKRQFGVTPQEYRDQHK; encoded by the coding sequence ATGCACATGATGATCGTAGACGATGAAGCACACTGGGTCGATAACCTGTCCATGACCAAGCCCTGGCATACGCTGGGGATTGAGCATGTGCACAAAGCCTACTCGGCACACGAAGCACTACAAATGATTGACACCCACCCCATCGATATCGTGATCTCGGACATTCAGATGCCCGAAATGACAGGCATTGAACTAATCGAACGCATCCGCATCCGGGACAAAAAAATAAAATGTATTCTGTTATCCGGGTATTCCGAATTTGATTACGCCAAAAAAGCCATTCAGTTCGAAGCTGTGGACTATCTGCTGAAGCCGCCCACTGACGATGAATTAATGGGTGCCGTGCAGAAGGCCATCGATCAATTGAACAATGAATGGGAGCTGGTCAGTTCACTAACACGAACGCAGTTTACGTTGCGAGAATCTCCCCATTTGCGAGGACGACTGCTCCTTGGGGCTTTGCAGGGACAACGAATCGCCGCTGCCGAATGGGAGCGGAAGCTTGCCAATTACGACCTGCCCTTTCACACCGGGGATGCCGCGTTAATGTTGGTACGGTTGGAAGAAGAATTCGGACACTATGACAGCAATGATCAGACCCTGATCGAATATGCGATCATCAACATGGCGGAAGAGATTATGGGTGAGTTTATGGAAGTGTGGGGCGTGAAGGAGGAGCACGGATATCTGGTGTTTTTGCTTCAGTTGAAAGAACGGAAAGACGATATTGGCAAAGAAACCATGCTGGAGAAGCTGTCCATTCAGCTTCAATCCAAAGTAAAACAATTTCTGAAAGGCTCCCTCTCCATCGTTATCACCGAGTGGTTCACCTTTCCGGAACAGATTTACGATCGCTTCCGTCAGGCTTCCGCCTATTTCCGGCAGATCGTTGGCGACGAACGCGAATTTGTTATGCGCGTGAGCGATGTCGAAACACCTGCGGCGCAAGGTCCACTCGACGTGCTGTATACCCCACCCACCTTCATTAGTCTGTTGGAAAGCGGACAGTGGGATGCCGCCGAAGAGAAAATCCTCGCGGTCTGCGCGGAGTTGGATGAAAAATGGTCGGAATCATGGGAGCATTGCATGGAGGCAGGTTTCCTCATTACAGCATCGTTCACCAACATCGCCCACCGGAACAAGCTGACTCTGACCACTTTAATGGGAAATGATGTCGAGGATTTGCAAAGTGGGGAAGTTTTCGCTACCATCAGCAAACTGCGGAAATGGTCGCTCAGCGTGCTCGGCAAACTCAAGGAAGGCACATCCAACGAGATCAAGGACATTCGTTCCGATTATGTGAAGAAGATTCAGGATTTTACAGATAAGAACCTGCATCTGGATGTATCTTTGCGTGTGCTTGCAGATCATGTGAACCTGCACCCCACCCATCTGTCCAAGATCTATAAGATCGAAACGGGCGAAGGCATCAGTGATTATATCTCGCGCCTGCGTATGGATCGGGCCTGTCACAAGCTGGTGACGACCACCAAAAAAGTATATGAAATCAGCATGGAGATTGGTTATATGGACCCGGCTTATTTTATCAAAGTGTTCAAGCGTCAATTCGGCGTTACGCCGCAGGAATACAGAGACCAGCATAAATAA
- a CDS encoding ABC transporter substrate-binding protein, whose translation MIKFKTWWSLLMVIALITITACGSGETASDNGTDNTPGTVGSAEAEAAFAKGKYDPPIEFSSVLMPKKYVQGDTKENNVHDRWMLETLGMKHKDTWYPANDDQYRQKLQLAIASGEKLPDFVTVPTNAVLTNQLIDSGQFIAIDELFDEYASQTLKDHAAAHPELWYPFTKDGKKYNMPIMEYTDNDDTLLWLREDWMEKLNLEAPKTIADLENIMDKFKNENPDGLSPDKVFPLAISLKNNTNTWMGQLDWLFGAYGTIEEQWNKDANGNLEYGSVNPGAKQALAKLAEWMDKGYIHADSALWDEGKSAESWTAGKAGILPGANWVPDWPAPDLLKNVPGSKYKAYPVPAGPDGKIGTKWQNSGVNASIMINKDAKHPEAIFLYYNYLLDNLANPAEGSEYEYGFAKGYDWDIIDGQPTSDKEKIKDFSNEFPFLTGPARIPDLYMKTLVKLANGEKPETPYEKQMAEFRKPENWYAGKVVMSQIDIRKQNYFTGAATPTMVSKWNLLRQSEMETFNKIIYGNLPIDAFDQFVANWKSNGGDQITQEVNDWFKSVSAK comes from the coding sequence ATGATCAAATTCAAAACATGGTGGTCACTGCTCATGGTTATCGCGCTCATCACGATCACTGCGTGCGGCAGTGGCGAGACAGCCAGTGACAATGGTACCGATAATACGCCGGGAACTGTCGGCTCAGCGGAAGCAGAAGCTGCTTTTGCCAAAGGAAAATATGACCCACCCATCGAGTTCAGTTCGGTATTGATGCCGAAGAAATACGTGCAAGGAGATACCAAAGAAAATAACGTGCACGATCGCTGGATGCTCGAAACGCTGGGTATGAAACATAAAGATACCTGGTATCCAGCCAATGACGACCAATACAGACAAAAGCTTCAACTGGCTATCGCTTCTGGCGAGAAGCTGCCTGATTTCGTCACCGTACCCACCAATGCGGTACTGACCAATCAACTGATCGACTCAGGTCAATTCATCGCCATCGATGAGTTGTTCGACGAATACGCGAGTCAGACCCTGAAAGATCACGCAGCAGCACATCCTGAACTGTGGTATCCGTTCACCAAGGACGGCAAGAAATACAACATGCCGATCATGGAGTACACCGATAACGACGATACTCTGCTCTGGCTCCGCGAGGACTGGATGGAGAAGCTGAACTTGGAAGCTCCAAAAACCATCGCAGACCTTGAGAACATCATGGACAAATTCAAAAACGAGAACCCGGACGGTCTGTCTCCAGACAAAGTATTCCCGCTGGCAATCTCGCTGAAAAATAACACCAACACCTGGATGGGTCAGCTCGACTGGTTGTTCGGTGCATACGGTACAATCGAGGAGCAATGGAACAAAGACGCAAACGGCAATCTCGAGTACGGCTCCGTTAACCCGGGTGCCAAACAAGCTCTTGCCAAACTAGCTGAATGGATGGATAAAGGTTATATCCACGCTGACTCCGCTCTGTGGGACGAAGGCAAATCCGCTGAGAGCTGGACAGCTGGCAAAGCGGGCATTCTGCCTGGCGCCAACTGGGTACCGGACTGGCCTGCACCTGACCTGCTGAAGAACGTACCTGGCTCAAAGTATAAAGCTTACCCTGTTCCAGCTGGCCCAGACGGCAAGATCGGTACGAAGTGGCAGAACTCTGGTGTCAACGCAAGTATCATGATCAACAAAGATGCGAAGCATCCAGAAGCCATCTTCCTGTACTACAACTACTTGCTCGATAACCTGGCTAACCCGGCTGAGGGCAGTGAGTATGAATACGGCTTCGCCAAAGGTTACGACTGGGATATCATTGACGGACAACCGACCAGTGACAAAGAGAAGATCAAAGACTTCTCCAACGAATTCCCGTTCCTGACCGGCCCAGCACGTATCCCGGATCTGTACATGAAAACACTCGTGAAGCTGGCCAACGGCGAGAAGCCTGAAACACCGTACGAGAAACAAATGGCCGAATTCCGTAAACCGGAAAACTGGTATGCTGGTAAAGTCGTTATGTCCCAGATCGACATCCGTAAACAAAACTACTTTACTGGCGCAGCAACACCAACCATGGTGTCCAAATGGAACCTGCTCCGTCAGTCCGAGATGGAAACCTTCAACAAAATCATCTACGGCAACCTGCCAATTGATGCCTTTGACCAATTCGTAGCCAACTGGAAATCCAATGGCGGAGATCAGATCACGCAAGAAGTGAATGATTGGTTTAAGTCGGTGAGTGCGAAGTAA
- a CDS encoding ATP-binding protein, which yields MSITISLPSRYEDLDTAYRGRLVPNSNLLSIINTANKSIQISGGIRFLPMYGESGAGKTSAVREISTHIPSTYTFQLNREEIESKEKLFERVQIEKIYNIDKLLIAIIDQYEEGVVGRETIPTQFVEYLSLLDRGEFRNIPIVFIWLTTNREFQRLLVDATSRNKRILLSDDFIISGPVKEEWPSIIEETFSFHNSENSLADYGILEPDLVDIGLRCSTIGAAIEKVGSLLASNIDDVDNLSDYQVILMWPVADSVRIQRVLQFSKPREGYKLNWDAWYRELNDEDRASLPLREFNKTRLYFDLRIVPVKVADLHKLCLSLEDENYRVPVSPLNRFKATHFYLILSDNWTNYNFNPVRDRESQRSIAAREWYQDIPEKSVALGKRISEILRLCDLEASYEKNINTEYSSVRADVYVKKEGAQKNKLIIEMKVFSSENTKPSSIKDAIKVTLRRHAQLAGFLQRQ from the coding sequence ATGTCCATTACAATCAGTTTACCTTCGAGATATGAAGATCTTGATACGGCATATAGGGGAAGATTGGTACCTAATTCAAACTTGTTATCTATAATAAACACTGCAAATAAATCAATACAAATTAGTGGAGGGATTCGCTTTCTGCCTATGTACGGTGAAAGTGGCGCTGGAAAGACTTCCGCTGTTCGCGAGATAAGTACACATATCCCTAGTACATATACATTTCAACTTAATCGTGAAGAGATTGAAAGTAAAGAGAAACTCTTTGAAAGAGTACAAATCGAGAAAATATATAATATTGACAAATTATTGATTGCGATTATTGATCAATATGAAGAAGGAGTAGTAGGCAGAGAGACTATTCCAACACAATTTGTAGAGTATTTAAGTTTATTAGACCGGGGAGAGTTTCGTAATATACCAATTGTTTTTATTTGGTTGACGACAAATAGGGAGTTTCAGAGGTTATTAGTAGATGCTACAAGTAGAAATAAGAGGATTCTTTTAAGTGATGATTTTATAATTTCAGGACCCGTTAAAGAAGAATGGCCTTCAATCATTGAAGAAACTTTTTCCTTCCATAACTCAGAGAATTCATTAGCGGACTACGGTATTTTGGAACCAGATCTGGTGGATATTGGCCTTCGATGTAGTACAATAGGTGCCGCGATTGAAAAAGTTGGTAGCTTGTTGGCGAGCAACATTGATGATGTTGATAATCTGTCAGATTACCAAGTAATCCTAATGTGGCCTGTCGCAGACAGTGTAAGAATTCAACGTGTACTGCAATTTAGTAAGCCTCGTGAAGGTTATAAACTTAATTGGGATGCTTGGTATAGAGAACTCAATGACGAAGATAGAGCGAGTCTACCTTTAAGAGAATTTAATAAAACGCGATTGTACTTTGATCTTCGTATTGTTCCTGTAAAAGTTGCTGATTTACACAAGCTTTGTCTCTCATTAGAAGATGAAAATTACCGAGTACCTGTTTCACCATTAAATAGATTTAAGGCTACTCATTTTTACTTAATACTTTCTGATAATTGGACTAATTATAATTTTAATCCTGTTAGGGATAGAGAGTCTCAACGTTCTATTGCTGCACGTGAGTGGTATCAAGATATACCAGAAAAATCTGTCGCACTGGGGAAAAGAATTTCTGAGATACTAAGATTGTGTGACCTTGAAGCATCATATGAAAAAAATATCAATACAGAATATAGTTCAGTTCGAGCAGATGTATATGTTAAAAAAGAAGGAGCACAAAAAAATAAGCTTATTATCGAAATGAAGGTGTTTTCTTCGGAAAACACAAAACCTTCGTCAATTAAAGATGCAATTAAAGTCACTTTAAGAAGACACGCACAATTAGCAGGTTTTCTTCAAAGACAATAA
- a CDS encoding Shedu anti-phage system protein SduA domain-containing protein, whose product MSVAYHLEIYSTDRFKLMLNYSGIVNDTASEDLCLNIFAIDAQGMPIFTERLYVDHIRKIFTHLNSISIIREGAPISSKFVETSDEINVLLESLKERDLEVILTLLNKFKSENKIIGLLESLSDLEIENLHGAYHHKLMISEISNLRKLLLYEESGKIVDGVNSEDSLIKYRAKQPEKVFQNWIEQNLWIFGVDYIKKHDARKIGLFSEGDLLMESVDGYLDLIELKRPSHDLLKYDMSHKCYYPHPDLSLVIGQSLFYLQKLEEYKLNLEREYSIKVIMPRIRIIVGFNKNFNNDQKNCLRVLNSKLNSIQIITYDDLVSYGELLLKQYED is encoded by the coding sequence ATGAGTGTTGCTTACCACCTGGAAATTTATTCAACTGATCGGTTTAAATTAATGCTAAATTATTCTGGTATAGTGAATGATACTGCTAGTGAAGACCTTTGCTTAAACATCTTTGCAATAGATGCTCAAGGTATGCCTATTTTTACAGAACGACTCTATGTAGACCATATTAGAAAAATTTTTACACATTTGAATTCTATTTCGATTATTAGAGAAGGAGCTCCTATATCTTCTAAGTTTGTTGAAACCTCAGATGAAATCAACGTATTACTAGAAAGTTTAAAGGAGAGAGACTTAGAAGTAATACTAACCTTATTAAACAAATTCAAATCAGAAAATAAAATTATTGGTCTACTAGAGTCATTAAGTGATCTGGAAATAGAAAATTTACATGGTGCCTACCATCATAAACTAATGATAAGTGAGATTTCAAATCTAAGGAAACTATTACTTTACGAAGAGAGTGGAAAAATAGTTGATGGAGTGAATTCTGAAGATAGCTTAATCAAATATCGAGCTAAACAACCAGAAAAGGTTTTTCAAAATTGGATTGAACAAAATTTATGGATTTTCGGTGTGGATTATATAAAAAAGCATGATGCAAGAAAGATTGGTTTATTTAGTGAAGGAGATTTGCTCATGGAATCAGTTGATGGATATCTTGATTTAATTGAATTAAAGCGGCCATCACATGATTTACTAAAGTATGATATGAGCCATAAATGTTATTATCCTCATCCAGATTTGTCATTAGTCATTGGTCAAAGCCTTTTCTATTTGCAAAAGTTAGAAGAATATAAGTTGAACTTAGAAAGAGAGTATTCCATTAAAGTTATAATGCCTCGAATTAGAATAATCGTGGGTTTCAATAAGAACTTTAATAATGATCAGAAGAATTGTTTAAGAGTTTTGAATTCTAAACTTAATTCAATTCAAATAATTACTTATGATGATCTAGTTTCTTATGGTGAGTTGTTATTAAAGCAATACGAAGATTAA
- a CDS encoding S-layer homology domain-containing protein, whose product MVTWIVRNPSIAEVNNGRVTGKTAGSTVVSAVYGTQSVDINVTVTGTPVSGSESSPSSSTNTSTSIDSSTPAKTEPSIPPAKENKHFQALVETDRLVAFIKGALAGNAVAVTFQDAASHWASKDISSAAKIGIINGYPDGRFKPDGSITRAEFSTLLVKAFALRSGSGTSELRDIQNSWARDSIEILASNGVINGYSDGTFHADYRITRAEMVAMISKILIVQNSASGDATTFVDVAPKHWAKEIIEAAATAGLLEGKSPNRFEPDANLTRAEALTVIMRMLRENPTIDQLLG is encoded by the coding sequence TTGGTAACCTGGATTGTTCGCAATCCGTCAATAGCCGAGGTTAACAATGGAAGGGTTACAGGTAAGACAGCGGGCAGTACTGTCGTCAGTGCTGTCTATGGAACCCAATCGGTAGATATAAACGTAACAGTAACTGGTACGCCAGTTTCGGGGTCAGAATCCTCTCCAAGCAGTTCAACCAATACAAGCACTTCAATCGATAGTAGTACTCCGGCTAAAACGGAACCTTCAATACCTCCTGCTAAGGAGAACAAGCATTTTCAAGCTCTTGTTGAAACCGATCGGCTCGTAGCTTTTATAAAAGGAGCATTGGCTGGTAACGCAGTCGCAGTAACCTTCCAGGATGCAGCGTCCCACTGGGCTTCCAAAGATATTTCGTCCGCTGCCAAGATAGGTATAATCAATGGGTATCCTGATGGCAGATTCAAACCGGATGGTTCTATTACGAGGGCAGAGTTCAGCACACTTCTTGTTAAAGCATTTGCCCTGCGTTCAGGAAGCGGAACGTCTGAGTTACGGGATATTCAAAACTCCTGGGCGCGAGACTCTATAGAAATTCTTGCTTCCAATGGAGTTATCAACGGTTACTCTGATGGGACGTTCCACGCTGATTACAGGATTACACGAGCCGAGATGGTTGCAATGATCTCGAAAATCCTGATTGTCCAGAATAGTGCTTCTGGAGATGCCACTACATTCGTTGATGTAGCACCCAAGCATTGGGCGAAGGAAATCATTGAAGCGGCTGCAACGGCGGGATTACTCGAGGGCAAGAGCCCGAATCGGTTTGAACCGGACGCTAATCTCACGAGGGCAGAAGCCTTAACGGTGATCATGCGCATGCTGAGAGAGAATCCAACGATAGATCAATTGCTGGGTTAA